The following proteins are encoded in a genomic region of Arachis stenosperma cultivar V10309 chromosome 4, arast.V10309.gnm1.PFL2, whole genome shotgun sequence:
- the LOC130975204 gene encoding uncharacterized protein LOC130975204, whose product MTLATFLKVNPPKFKGTTSPTEADIWFQAMERQGDDYITWDAFREEFYKKYFPTSTRMAKELELLQMKQGTMSISEYTEKFEELFRFSRMCQGTPEDYKEWNCIKYEGGLWSYIFSSVGPMEIRTFSELVNKSRVAEECV is encoded by the exons ATGACACTGGCAACCTTcttgaaggttaatccacctaagttcaagggaactactagcccgactgaagCCGACATCTGGTTTCAGGCTATGGAGCGA cagggtgatgactatatcacttgGGATGCCTTTCGGgaggagttctataagaagtactttccaacTTCTACCAGGATGGCCAAGGAACTTGAGTTGCTACAGATGAAGCaaggtactatgtccatatctgAGTATACTGagaagtttgaggagctgttcaggttttCCCGTATGTGTCAGGGAACTCCGGAAGACTATAAGGAATGGAACTgcattaagtatgaaggaggactctgGAGCTATATCTTCAgctcagtgggaccaatggagatcagaACTTTCTCTGAATTGGTGAACAAgagtagggttgctgaagagtgtgtgtgA